One genomic segment of Candidatus Poribacteria bacterium includes these proteins:
- a CDS encoding OmpA family protein, with the protein MIDKLFNTKELETEEHWVSISDLMAGLMVIFLFISISYMLDVKRETDDVNRRTEEIRKSKDEYNAVRANLAADLRKEFEGSPEQKIQFRTKWKGYLDIKALSIRFNQPFAIGKSDLPSAFKDLLDSFFPRYIAILTKDEYREKIEEIRIEGHTSSEWNENERYVEIKGNEAYVKNMVLSQNRARDVLHYVLQIEHHAIEDKVWIQNKLTANGLSSSQLILNLSPDLLYSADLHRTVGEETGIPLQKINRVHQRIRNWTRDKKVPHDIIITNLISEFTEFKQKRALLKRAVDLLMEDKEASRRVEFQIITKSQKLIDEIEHLLKKFGNTEVIN; encoded by the coding sequence ATGATTGATAAGTTATTTAATACAAAGGAATTAGAAACTGAAGAACATTGGGTCTCTATATCCGATTTGATGGCTGGGTTGATGGTTATATTTCTCTTTATATCCATTAGTTACATGCTTGATGTGAAGCGAGAAACGGATGATGTTAACCGTAGAACGGAGGAAATAAGGAAATCTAAGGATGAGTACAATGCAGTGCGTGCAAATTTAGCTGCAGATTTGAGGAAGGAATTCGAGGGGAGTCCCGAACAGAAAATTCAATTTAGAACCAAGTGGAAGGGTTATTTGGATATAAAAGCACTTTCAATCCGCTTTAACCAACCTTTTGCAATAGGAAAATCTGATCTTCCAAGTGCCTTCAAGGACCTTTTAGATAGTTTTTTTCCTCGGTATATTGCAATCCTAACCAAAGACGAATATAGGGAAAAAATTGAAGAAATTCGGATTGAGGGACATACTTCAAGCGAATGGAATGAAAATGAACGATACGTTGAAATCAAAGGTAATGAGGCTTATGTTAAAAACATGGTATTATCGCAGAACCGAGCGAGAGACGTGCTGCACTATGTCCTACAAATAGAGCATCACGCAATAGAAGATAAAGTATGGATTCAGAACAAATTGACCGCAAATGGGTTATCTTCTAGTCAACTTATTCTGAACTTATCACCAGATCTTCTGTACTCTGCCGACCTTCATCGTACTGTGGGAGAAGAAACAGGGATACCTCTACAGAAAATCAATCGCGTCCATCAACGGATTCGCAATTGGACGCGCGACAAAAAGGTTCCCCACGATATAATTATCACGAATCTTATTTCGGAATTTACCGAGTTTAAACAAAAGAGAGCATTGTTGAAGAGAGCTGTTGATCTACTGATGGAAGACAAAGAAGCCTCTCGACGTGTTGAATTTCAAATTATCACGAAATCCCAAAAACTCATTGATGAGATTGAGCATCTTCTGAAAAAGTTTGGCAATACGGAGGTAATCAATTGA